The Arachis duranensis cultivar V14167 chromosome 9, aradu.V14167.gnm2.J7QH, whole genome shotgun sequence genomic sequence CAGTCTTGTGCGggtttatcaatttattttttttctttgttaatgTATAATTTTTGGAATTTCTTTCCCCTCTTCGTTCAGCTCTGATCCATTTCAAGAGCTGTTGAGAGTGTTCGCTGTTTCATAGTTCTAATTCAAAATCACGGATTCTGAATTCTGGGGTTTTTGTTATGTTGCCTGCATGACAGAATGTGCATCTGAAGTCACTTTTCCACTTTGGTTTTGGCCTTTTTGTTACATAATACTTGAATCTGCAGTTGTAGCACTTGGTCTAATATTTGATTTAGTCCTGTTATTTGTACTCATTCTTTTGATCTTGTATCTCTTGTTGGATTTTTGTTTGGAGATTGACAACCCCCAAGAAATTACCCATTGGTGGAGATTAAGTTTTCTGTTCCCCTAGCTTTGTTTGATTCAACTTGATGCAGATTTGTTCGGTATCTTTTCTATATCTGTTGCATCAATCTACTAAATAATACCAAATAAAAGCCTTTTCATTTTGTTTGGAGCTCCTCTTGATTGAATGTTTCTTTTGTGTTTGGTCTATGAAAGGTATCATATTATATTTCTTGTATCCCCTTCTCTCTGTTGTAAAAATGTTGTTAAACCTTGAAAAAGCATAGCACAGGTAGCActtgttatttttgtattctATGAAAGAATTAGCATGATAAAAcaattgtttgattctattaTTATTCTTGATTAATGAGCATCTGTGTTTTACTATTTCATTCTTTATATGAAACTCTTTTATGCCGACATTTTAATAGATAGTATTTGATAAGTATTAAATTACTCAGAAGGGAAGCAAACTGGAATTGAACTTAGGACATTTTAATGAAATAGGAATAGATATTACTGCACTGAATTTTATTGGTTCTTTTCATGAATTAGTTGAATGAAGGATATTTAGTCTTGAAAGTAATTCAATACTAAGACATAGTTTATTTCTTGTGTCAGAGCAGGGATCAAGCTTTTCGCTTTATAACGTCTCGGGATCAGTGTTATATTGAATGTGTAGTATGTGCCATTATTGTGGTGCTGGTTTGATGGGATCAAATGTTGAAGAGAAGAAACAGGATCATGAGAGTAGTTTGAAGTTGAATAGTAAAGTTCCCACAAAGCCTTGTAAGTTTTGTGGGGAGAAGCTAGAGCGCGAAAATATGAAATTGAATGGTACAAGTCCTTTTGCGACTCCACACATTAGTCCAACTTCATCCTTGTCAAGTAGTGGTAGCTGTGTCTCCACCTGCAGTAAATTTCTATGCTGCTGTCTTTAGTTTTTTGAATCTCGATGTTGTTACTATTATATTTCCAAGAGATATTTGTGTAACCCAGTCTTTCTTCAATATGTAATCTTTCAGGTGATTTTTCTGTTGATGTGAACTCATTCGACAGGTATCAAAGTGCACACAGTGGTGTGAGTATTAACTTAACTATTCTCAAAtacttattttgttttttcttttaggaTGAGTCGAGAAGAAAGTACAGTAGGCGGTGCTAGAGAAGATCTTCATAAGTTGAATGGGGAATTGCAAAAAGGGATGGAAAACAATTCCCAAGAAAGCAGTAATGACAATGAGGGTTACATAGTGAGAAATGTGGAGATTGAGCAAGGCCGTAACTGTCAAGAAACAAAACTTGATGGTTCTGAAAACCCTGACGCATCCTCTGCTGAAGAGATCGAATATTCTCTTCCTAATGACTTGGATATCCAAACCTGGGAACCACCTGAGCCAGAAAATCCAGAGGATGATATGGACAACAGTGTGACTTAtaatgatgaagatgaagacgaGGATAACTGGGGTGATCCTACTACCTCTATATTTAGTTCCAAGGATGAAGTAAGTGGATGCAATAGGTTCAAAGAGGAAAAACAGAGAGCAATGGAAGAAGTAATGAATGGAAAATTCAAGGCACTTGTGGGCCAGCTTCTTAAATCTGTTGGAGTTCCCTCTTCTGATGAAGGTGATAAGAGTTGGGTGGACATAGTAACATCTTTATCCTGGGAAGCTGCTGCTTTTTTGAaggctgatgctattggaattaATACAATGGATCCTGATGGATATGTGAAAGTAAAATGCATTGCTGCTGGTTCCCGCAGCCAAAGGTAAAAATAATTCTCAAGTCATTCTTCgtaatttttttccctttcgccttattatatattgtgactctgtttgaatttttagctaagaataaaattagaatgcATATTATTGTTCTCTATATAAAGTATTGACCCCCTCCTACAGAAAATAGTCTAGCTCTCATCTGTCTTCAGTTAGagtttatatttattgtttatatgTACTCATAGTATAATTGGCAGATGGCACTGTCTTTGTCTATAATGAATAAAGATTTTATGGATCCATGTTATGTAATTTAAGAATcttcatattttgttattaCCAAAGTGTTTTCCTCCTTAACTATTTAAGagcattttcttcttttctgaaCACATAGCAGTGGTTCTTCTGCAATAAACAAACATTTCAATGCTAAATGAGCATAATATTTAGTAGAAAATCTTAGAGAAAATGTTTTGGAATTGCAGTCAGCTCGTGAGAGGTTCCGTCTTCAAGAAACATGCTGCTCACAAGCACATGCCAACTAAATACAAACATCCAAGGTTGTTACTGATTAGTGGCATGCTTGGTCATAGTGGACTGTCCTCATTTGATTCCATGCACCAGGTAACTTAAATTAGATTACTTAAACACAGAGCGAGGATTATGTGCTTTTTCTCTAGCTGATCATTTGCTTGCTTAACAGGAGAAAGACTATCTGAAGTCCAAGATGGATCTTATAGAAATGTGCCATCCAAATGTTATATTAGTTGAGAAGACAGTTTCTCGAGATATACAAGAGTCAATTTTGGCAAAGGGGATGACGCTAGTTCTTGATATGAAGCTTCATCGCCTGGAAAGGGTTGCACGTTGTACTGGCTCACCAATTCTAACATGTGATAATTTGAATGGTCAAAAGCTGAAACACTGTGACTTTATTTACTTTGAGAAGTTTGTGGAGGAACATGCTGGTACAGTTGAAGGAGGAAAGCGGCCAACCAAGACTTTGATGTTCATTGAGGGCTGTCCTACACGTTTGGGATGCACGGTATGCCTATGCTCATAACTCGGAACcttcatttcttttattttttttctcttatctaCAAGACTAATGAGGTAATTTCCTCATTCTTCTATGACCCTGCAAAATTGTATTATTGTTTTCGGCTTAGTAGTCAGTTAAAAATGAGTTATCACTTGTTCTGAAGCTGCTCCTGtgggatttttttctttttctttggccTTTGCAGTTCTATTTTTGACAGTTTTTGTTATTGATTTCTTCTTTCTTAACATTGCAGATTTTGTTGAAAGGAGCACCTAGTGATGAACTGAAAAGGGTCAAATGCATTGTGCGGTGTGCTGTTGTCATGGCATATCATTTAATCCTTGAAACCTCCTTTCTTGTTGATCAGAAAGCAATGTTTTCTACCATTCCTTCTTTGAATGAAGCAGGAATCTTGccaatcaatcaacaatcccTTGATTCTGCATCAGTTGATACAAGCATTCCATTTGTTGAGTATTCTGCTGAAAATGGAATAATTAGTACTGATGTTCCAATACCCAATGGACTTCATGAAAAAATTGCAAATAGTTCCGTACAACAAGAGTTTTTCCCATTTTCTAGTGAACCATATAATCCAGCCGTCTTTTCTGGGTTCTCAGCCATTTCATCTTCTCTGAAGAAAGTTATGGGGGATAGTTTTCAGTTTACATCGTCTGCTCCTTATCAGTCTCTCTCAGAATATTTTGGCTTCAATGGAAGGAAACCTGATGATCAGGTAAGCATATCAATTTCTGGTTTAGACTCTCCAGAGGCAGATGGCAGTACCAAGACCGAAGCAAATTGCAATTCTGATGATGAGAAGTTACTTAATGGTGGACAATCCCTGTCCTCTGCCGCATACTTAAACTCCAATGGAGACAAAATTAAAGATGGTGATACTGatggaaataaaatccaaaataaagaTGAAATCAATGCAATGCTGGATTCACAGAGTATTTTGGTCTTGATGTCTAGCCGGAATGCCTTAAGAGGGACTGTCTGCCAGCAAAGTCATTTTTCTCATATCATGTTCTACAAGAATTTTGATGTTCCCCTTGGAAAGTTTCTGAAGGATAACCTACTTAATCAGGTTTCAATTGCTTTGTTGCCCTTATTCCTTTTCTTTATCTATTTgagtataatataaaaaaaaacgcACACTTATGCATGTATATAtaggtttttaatttttgattgcCCTTCTGACTCTATTCTCTGCAAGATGAGTTTCGACAAAGCTTATGTTTGAACTTCTAACTGTTTTTTGTTACATGTGCAGACAAGACTTTGTGACACCTGTCAAGAATTACCAGAAGCTCACTTGTATTATTATGCTCATCACAATAAACAACTTACAATACAAGTTAAACGATTGCCTGAGGCAAGGTTCTTGCCTGGGGAGGAAGAAGGGAAGCTTTGGATGTGGAGCCGTTGTGGAAAATGCAAGGCCCACTTCACAAAGCGAGTGTTGATATCTGCCACTGCACGTAGTCTATCATTTGGAAAGTTTTTGGAGCTTAGCCTTTCTCACTATTCTACTTCTAGCGGAAAATTGAGCTGTGGCCATTCTCTTGACAGGGATTTTCTCTACTTCTTTGGGTATGATCATCCTACTCAACTTACACTTTGATGTATTCAATCTTGCTTTTGAATGCAAATCCATCAACTTCTAAAACTTATCTCCATAGGCCTTGCTGTGCATAAGTTTTACACTTCGCATGTATTTTTTGGAGGTCTCATTGCCCTTTCCTATCATGCAGATTAGGTCATATGGTTGCAATGTTCAGATATTCTTCTGTCATGACTTATAATGTTGCCATGCCACCTCAAAAGCTAGAGTTAAGTGGTTCAATAAAACAAGAGAGGCTTTCGAAGGAGATTGAGAATGTATGTTCACTATCTGGCTATTTTCATGTGAATGATTCTttgatttttatcatatgtTGTAGATTTACTTAGGGATTTCTATTTTCCTAATTTTCATTGCTTTCATGCATTAAAGGTGTACATGAAAGGCATATCACTCTTTACGGAAGTTGCACACCTTTTGAAGACAATAAGTTCTAATGGATCAACATTGAATCTTGGAGGATCAATGAGAGAGTTCACTGAGGTTGAGATGATGTTAAAGCGAGAGCAAGAAGAGTTTGAGGTTAGCTTTATTTTAATATGAACATGCTTTTGAAATTTGCTAGCTCTAAATATCTCTTCTAGGCCAGAacctattaattttgattcatatgtatatgtatgttaAGTGTTCAATTTTATACACGCTAGCTCACTGAAAATGTTTCTCTTCTAGAGACATAACATCATTAGACTTAACCAAGATGTTTTACATTTAATGAAAGTGACAATTTTTTATAGATGAAGAACTGCATATATTTAAGGTTCTATATTGTTATTGCTAAAGTGCTGATTAGAAGCTTAGGCTCTGTGATTCGTATGAATCCTGATGTCTTCTTCCTATGTCTTGTGTCATGATAACAGGTAAATATCAAGAATGCTGTTGCTAAGAAGGGGGATCTAGATCGGGCTGCGTACAAACTTCTCTGTCTAAACCGATTGATGTGGGATCTTTTTATTGAAGCCTATGTTTGGGATCGACGACTGAACTCACTTCTCTCTCCTGATCATCTAAAAACGGAGTCTGATGTCTCTGAGAAAGTTATGCAAGAATGTGGGTCTACGGAAGGTTGCAATATAAATGGGATGCGGGACACATCTGTGGAAGTGAATGAAATCCCTATAAAGGAAATTCCGATAAGTGGACCTCTTCTAGAATGCAATGAACAGGATGATCTATCTAATGCATCTGATGTCCCACTAAATGTGTCGATGCCAATTATTAGTGATTTTAGGTCAGAGAGACCCGCTGACCGAAAGTTGAAATTGAATGTAGATGTTCCCACTCGGTTCCCTTTATCAGATAGCAGTCTCTATGAAACAGACTCTGCTATGTCAAATCATCTCCAAGTGCATGAAAATTCTCCAGCTTCCACAGATAATACACAAATTAGTCATCCAGCTGCTGATACGAGGATATCAAACAAGGATGATTCACAGCATTCACCTGTTCCCATCTTGCCGGATTCAAATGAATGGTTCTGGAGGCCATTTGCCGACATTCGGCAGATCAGCATAAGGGACTTCCAGAAAAGATTCTTGCCAAGATTTGAACCAGTAAGCAGCTCTATCATAGAAAATTTACCGACAGCAAATCAACTAATCGCTGATGAAGGCACAAGGTTGCACATCCCCCTTAGGACAGATAATTTTATTGTATCTGACTATGAGGGTGAACCCTCAAGTATAATTGCTTGTGCTCTGGCCTTTCTGAAAGATCCATCGGTGGTGACAGAAGTTGATGATGGGGATGATGGTTTGCCTAGTTCATTCCATGGAGCCTTACCCTCTCCACAGACGTTTTCAAGAAGTTCTTCAGATGCAGATTCTGTGCACTCTGCAGGAAGCACTTCTTCGGAAGAGTCGAGAACTTCTCATGCTCCAGAAAACCATAGCATAGAGATTGCAATGGGATATGCAAAATCACTAGGGAGGGAAAAATATTCAGTGATCTGTCATTACGTTAACCAGTTCCGTGAACTTAGGAGTAGATGTTGCCTATCTGATCTTGATTATATTGCTTCTTTAAGCCGCTGTAGGAATTGGGATGCTAAAGGTGGAAAAAGCAAATCCTTTTTCGCGAAGACACTTGATGACAGGTTCATCATAAAGGAAATCAAGAAGACAGAACTTGATTCATTTTTGGGTTTTTCTTCTGTGTATTTCAAATACATGAGGGAGTCATTTGAGTCTGGGAGCCAAACATGTCTCGCAAAGGTCATGGGGATATATCAGGTTAGTGTACTGATCTGTGCAAGTGTGCAACATTCACACTGTGACCAACTTTTCCAATTGTGTTGTTTCATGGAACGTTTTCCCTTTCAATCTATGTGCAGGTTACTAAAAGAAACGTAAAAACTGGAAAAGAAGTTAAGCATGACCTCATGGTGATGGAAAATCTTACCTACAATTGCAATATTACTCGCCAGTATGATCTTAAAGGTGCTCTTTATGCCCGGTTCAATACTGCTACTGATGGTGCTGGAGATGTTCTTTTGGATCAGAACTTTGTGAATGACATGAACTCTTCTCCACTGTATGTCAGTCATAAAGCGAAGCGTTTTCTTCAAAGGGCTGTTTGGAATGACACAACTTTTCTCAATGTAAGCCCTGCACTAAAATCATTTGAATCTTCGAGCCCTGAATTCTCGATATATA encodes the following:
- the LOC107467782 gene encoding putative 1-phosphatidylinositol-3-phosphate 5-kinase FAB1D isoform X2; the protein is MCSMCHYCGAGLMGSNVEEKKQDHESSLKLNSKVPTKPCKFCGEKLERENMKLNGDFSVDVNSFDRMSREESTVGGAREDLHKLNGELQKGMENNSQESSNDNEGYIVRNVEIEQGRNCQETKLDGSENPDASSAEEIEYSLPNDLDIQTWEPPEPENPEDDMDNSVTYNDEDEDEDNWGDPTTSIFSSKDEVSGCNRFKEEKQRAMEEVMNGKFKALVGQLLKSVGVPSSDEGDKSWVDIVTSLSWEAAAFLKADAIGINTMDPDGYVKVKCIAAGSRSQSQLVRGSVFKKHAAHKHMPTKYKHPRLLLISGMLGHSGLSSFDSMHQEKDYLKSKMDLIEMCHPNVILVEKTVSRDIQESILAKGMTLVLDMKLHRLERVARCTGSPILTCDNLNGQKLKHCDFIYFEKFVEEHAGTVEGGKRPTKTLMFIEGCPTRLGCTILLKGAPSDELKRVKCIVRCAVVMAYHLILETSFLVDQKAMFSTIPSLNEAGILPINQQSLDSASVDTSIPFVEYSAENGIISTDVPIPNGLHEKIANSSVQQEFFPFSSEPYNPAVFSGFSAISSSLKKVMGDSFQFTSSAPYQSLSEYFGFNGRKPDDQVSISISGLDSPEADGSTKTEANCNSDDEKLLNGGQSLSSAAYLNSNGDKIKDGDTDGNKIQNKDEINAMLDSQSILVLMSSRNALRGTVCQQSHFSHIMFYKNFDVPLGKFLKDNLLNQTRLCDTCQELPEAHLYYYAHHNKQLTIQVKRLPEARFLPGEEEGKLWMWSRCGKCKAHFTKRVLISATARSLSFGKFLELSLSHYSTSSGKLSCGHSLDRDFLYFFGLGHMVAMFRYSSVMTYNVAMPPQKLELSGSIKQERLSKEIENVYMKGISLFTEVAHLLKTISSNGSTLNLGGSMREFTEVEMMLKREQEEFEVNIKNAVAKKGDLDRAAYKLLCLNRLMWDLFIEAYVWDRRLNSLLSPDHLKTESDVSEKVMQECGSTEGCNINGMRDTSVEVNEIPIKEIPISGPLLECNEQDDLSNASDVPLNVSMPIISDFRSERPADRKLKLNVDVPTRFPLSDSSLYETDSAMSNHLQVHENSPASTDNTQISHPAADTRISNKDDSQHSPVPILPDSNEWFWRPFADIRQISIRDFQKRFLPRFEPVSSSIIENLPTANQLIADEGTRLHIPLRTDNFIVSDYEGEPSSIIACALAFLKDPSVVTEVDDGDDGLPSSFHGALPSPQTFSRSSSDADSVHSAGSTSSEESRTSHAPENHSIEIAMGYAKSLGREKYSVICHYVNQFRELRSRCCLSDLDYIASLSRCRNWDAKGGKSKSFFAKTLDDRFIIKEIKKTELDSFLGFSSVYFKYMRESFESGSQTCLAKVMGIYQVTKRNVKTGKEVKHDLMVMENLTYNCNITRQYDLKGALYARFNTATDGAGDVLLDQNFVNDMNSSPLYVSHKAKRFLQRAVWNDTTFLNSVNVMDYSLLVGVDSQKRVLVCGIIDYLRQYTWDKHLETWMKSSLVVPKNVLPTVISPREYKKRFRKFMSTHFLSVPDHWCSQKLPSPCKLCGSGEDDPPQQG
- the LOC107467782 gene encoding putative 1-phosphatidylinositol-3-phosphate 5-kinase FAB1D isoform X1, which produces MCSMCHYCGAGLMGSNVEEKKQDHESSLKLNSKVPTKPCKFCGEKLERENMKLNGTSPFATPHISPTSSLSSSGSCVSTCSDFSVDVNSFDRMSREESTVGGAREDLHKLNGELQKGMENNSQESSNDNEGYIVRNVEIEQGRNCQETKLDGSENPDASSAEEIEYSLPNDLDIQTWEPPEPENPEDDMDNSVTYNDEDEDEDNWGDPTTSIFSSKDEVSGCNRFKEEKQRAMEEVMNGKFKALVGQLLKSVGVPSSDEGDKSWVDIVTSLSWEAAAFLKADAIGINTMDPDGYVKVKCIAAGSRSQSQLVRGSVFKKHAAHKHMPTKYKHPRLLLISGMLGHSGLSSFDSMHQEKDYLKSKMDLIEMCHPNVILVEKTVSRDIQESILAKGMTLVLDMKLHRLERVARCTGSPILTCDNLNGQKLKHCDFIYFEKFVEEHAGTVEGGKRPTKTLMFIEGCPTRLGCTILLKGAPSDELKRVKCIVRCAVVMAYHLILETSFLVDQKAMFSTIPSLNEAGILPINQQSLDSASVDTSIPFVEYSAENGIISTDVPIPNGLHEKIANSSVQQEFFPFSSEPYNPAVFSGFSAISSSLKKVMGDSFQFTSSAPYQSLSEYFGFNGRKPDDQVSISISGLDSPEADGSTKTEANCNSDDEKLLNGGQSLSSAAYLNSNGDKIKDGDTDGNKIQNKDEINAMLDSQSILVLMSSRNALRGTVCQQSHFSHIMFYKNFDVPLGKFLKDNLLNQTRLCDTCQELPEAHLYYYAHHNKQLTIQVKRLPEARFLPGEEEGKLWMWSRCGKCKAHFTKRVLISATARSLSFGKFLELSLSHYSTSSGKLSCGHSLDRDFLYFFGLGHMVAMFRYSSVMTYNVAMPPQKLELSGSIKQERLSKEIENVYMKGISLFTEVAHLLKTISSNGSTLNLGGSMREFTEVEMMLKREQEEFEVNIKNAVAKKGDLDRAAYKLLCLNRLMWDLFIEAYVWDRRLNSLLSPDHLKTESDVSEKVMQECGSTEGCNINGMRDTSVEVNEIPIKEIPISGPLLECNEQDDLSNASDVPLNVSMPIISDFRSERPADRKLKLNVDVPTRFPLSDSSLYETDSAMSNHLQVHENSPASTDNTQISHPAADTRISNKDDSQHSPVPILPDSNEWFWRPFADIRQISIRDFQKRFLPRFEPVSSSIIENLPTANQLIADEGTRLHIPLRTDNFIVSDYEGEPSSIIACALAFLKDPSVVTEVDDGDDGLPSSFHGALPSPQTFSRSSSDADSVHSAGSTSSEESRTSHAPENHSIEIAMGYAKSLGREKYSVICHYVNQFRELRSRCCLSDLDYIASLSRCRNWDAKGGKSKSFFAKTLDDRFIIKEIKKTELDSFLGFSSVYFKYMRESFESGSQTCLAKVMGIYQVTKRNVKTGKEVKHDLMVMENLTYNCNITRQYDLKGALYARFNTATDGAGDVLLDQNFVNDMNSSPLYVSHKAKRFLQRAVWNDTTFLNSVNVMDYSLLVGVDSQKRVLVCGIIDYLRQYTWDKHLETWMKSSLVVPKNVLPTVISPREYKKRFRKFMSTHFLSVPDHWCSQKLPSPCKLCGSGEDDPPQQG